The following proteins are co-located in the Phragmites australis chromosome 10, lpPhrAust1.1, whole genome shotgun sequence genome:
- the LOC133930150 gene encoding uncharacterized protein LOC133930150, with translation MASLAQPKPYSYYPAPGSVEHASRPAPNEGRASFGPVLVVLAVISFLSLAACVAGRICSRGSSSRRNSPSEQQSADPEKGFNTDCPTVMRPVPSSRAAVHDVHDAFEIKVVPPKPAGWEATGGGHGIRLQALPQLRPYTAARAGAAGFRGPATGNGGAVRQAHPQVRSGVPFAPPQQRR, from the coding sequence ATGGCTTCTCTAGCTCAGCCTAAGCCTTACAGTTACTACCCTGCCCCAGGCTCGGTGGAGCACGCCAGCAGGCCGGCACCCAACGAGGGCCGAGCATCGTTCGGGCCAGTGCTCGTCGTGCTGGCGGTCATCTCTTTCCTCTCCTTGGCTGCCTGCGTCGCCGGGCGCATATGCAGCCGGGGGTCGTCGTCCAGGCGGAACTCCCCTTCCGAACAGCAGAGCGCAGACCCTGAGAAGGGTTTCAACACGGACTGTCCGACAGTGATGAGGCCCGTGCCGAGCTCCCGTGCGGCTGTCCACGACGTACACGATGCGTTCGAGATCAAGGTTGTCCCACCGAAGCCGGCGGGATGGGAGGCAACTGGCGGCGGCCACGGCATCAGACTGCAGGCGCTGCCACAACTGCGACCGTACACTGCAGCAAGAGCCGGAGCAGCAGGTTTCAGGGGTCCGGCGACTGGAAATGGTGGTGCAGTGAGGCAAGCACATCCGCAGGTGAGGAGTGGAGTGCCGTTCGCTCCTCCGCAGCAACGTAGATGA